The Paramisgurnus dabryanus chromosome 1, PD_genome_1.1, whole genome shotgun sequence genome includes a window with the following:
- the LOC135744663 gene encoding E3 ubiquitin-protein ligase TRIM39, with translation MSDEQSSVCPGCQGEGSLLLPCGHSLCQACLRLCQRELGPDHQGCTECYGRELMDGVLKGLLSSLFEGQPRRVGVEGRDGQEDGKLCRQHGEKLTRYCVEDEELICDLCQEDEHDDHECNFVQEATAEFKGKLREALRPLHEKLETLNTTKQTCQETSEHIRRQAQHTAHLIKENFEKLHQFLHDEENSMLRALTEEEEQKTHRMKEKMERLTDEIKTLKEVIGSTEEAMDEDELLFIRNYKKTSERLKCSIQDPVEISEALIDVAKHIGCLKFKVWENMQSIVTYTPVILDPNTADVCISLSDDLTTILYSEEDQQVPDNLERFCFYECVLGSEGFSSGRHSWDVEIGECSEWALGVVAENIQRKEWFPPSPERGMWTICFYGDEYRVRTATNDPLKLKKKPQKIRVQLDWEGGRVMFSDASDNTLLYKYKHKFTDKLFPYFSNTCKRYPLHILGEKVSVYTE, from the exons ATGTCAGATGAACAATCCTCTGTATGCCCCGGGTGCCAGGGTGAAGGGTCTCTCCTACTACCCTGCGGGCACAGTCTGTGCCAGGCTTGCCTGAGGCTGTGCCAGCGTGAGCTCGGGCCCGACCACCAGGGCTGCACGGAGTGCTATGGGCGTGAGCTGATGGACGGCGTGTTGAAGGGCCTACTAAGCTCGCTCTTTGAAGGGCAACCTCGTCGGGTGGGAGTGGAGGGGCGCGATGGACAGGAGGATGGGAAACTGTGTAGACAGCACGGAGAGAAGCTGACACGGTACTGTGTGGAGGATGAAGAGCTGATCTGTGATCTGTGTCAAGAAGACGAACATGACGATCATGAGTGTAACTTTGTACAAGAGGCAACGGCAGAGTTTAAG GGGAAGCTCCGAGAAGCTCTGAGACCCCTGCATGAGAAACTGGAGACATTAAACACAACTAAACAAACCTGCCAGGAAACATCAGAACACATCAGG AGACAGGCACAGCACACGGCCCATCTCATTAAAGAGAACTTTGAGAAACTCCATCAGTTCCTGCACGATGAGGAGAACTCAATGCTGAGAGCTCTCACTGAGGAAGAGGAGCAGAAGACCCACAGGATGAAGGAGAAGATGGAGAGATTAACAGATGAGATTAAGACATTAAAAGAGGTCATTGGTTCAACAGAAGAGGCCATGGATGAAGATGAGCTGCTGTTTATAAGG AACTACAAGAAGACATCAGAAcg GTTGAAATGTAGTATACAGGATCCAGTGGAAATCTCAGAGGCTTTGATCGATGTGGCCAAACACATTGGATGCCTTAAATTCAAAGTTTGGGAGAATATGCAGTCCATTGTCACATACA CTCCCGTGATTCTGGATCCAAACACGGCAGACGTCTGTATATCTCTATCTGATGACCTCACCACCATCCTCTACTCTGAAGAAGACCAACAGGTCCCTGACAACCTTGAGCGCTTCTGTTTCTATGAATGTGTTCTGGGCTCTGAGGGTTTCAGTTCCGGTCGCCACAGCTGGGATGTTGAGATTGGAGAGTGCAGCGAATGGGCCCTGGGTGTGGTAGCAGAAAACATACAGCGTAAGGAATGGTTTCCCCCGAGCCCTGAACGCGGCATGTGGACCATCTGCTTCTATGGTGATGAGTATCGTGTGCGGACGGCAACCAACGATCCTctaaagttaaagaagaaaccTCAGAAGATACGAGTTCAGCTGGACTGGGAAGGTGGCAGAGTAATGTTCTCGGATGCCAGCGACAACACCCTGCTttacaaatacaaacacaaGTTCACAGACAAACTGTTTCCTTATTTCTCCAACACGTGTAAAAGGTATCCACTGCATATCTTAGGAGAGAAGGTGTCTGTTTACACCGAGTAA
- the kif5bb gene encoding kinesin-1 heavy chain isoform X1, producing the protein MADPAECTIKVMCRFRPLNSSEVMRGDKYIPKFQGEDNVVVGGKPYVFDRVFQSNTSQEQVYNACAQKIVKDVLEGYNGTIFAYGQTSSGKTHTMEGNLHDPDGMGIIPRIVQDIFNYIYSMDENLEFHIKVSYFEIYLDKIRDLLDVSKTNLSVHEDKNRVPYVKGCTERFVCSPDEVMDTIDEGKSNRHVAVTNMNEHSSRSHSIFLINVKQENTQTEQKLSGKLFLVDLAGSEKVSKTGAEGAVLDEAKNINKSLSSLGNVISALAEGSTYVPYRDSKMTRILQDSLGGNCRTTIVICCSPSSFNEAETKTTLMFGQRAKTIKNTVTVNVELTAEQWKKKYEKEKEKNKTLRNTITWLENELNRWRNGESVPAEEQYDKEKANAEVLALDNVVNNDKFAPSPSIPGLKLTDAEREKCEAELAKLYKQLDDKDDEINQQSQLAEKLKQQMLDQEELLASSRRDHDNLQAELTRLQMENDASKEEVKEVLQALEELAVNYDQKSQEVEDKTKEFEALSEELNQKSSILASIDSELQKLKEMTNHQKKRVTEMMSSLLKDLAEIGIAVGSNDIKQHEGGGLIDEEFTVARLYISKMKSEVKTLVKRSKQLESAQTEGNKKMDENERELAACQLQISQYEAKIKSLTEYLQNVEQKKRQLEENVDSLNEELVKLSAQEKVHAMEKESEIQTTNEVKAAVEQQIQNHREAHQKQLSSLRDELETKERLITELQDLNQKIMLEQERLKVEHEKLKSTDQEKSRKLHDLTVMQDRREQARQDLKGLEETVAKELQTLHNLRKLFVQDLATRVKKSAEMDSDDTGGSAAQKQKISFLENNLEQLTKVHKQLVRDNADLRCELPKLEKRLRATAERVKALESALKEAKENAARDRKRYQQEVDRIKEAVRAKNMARRGHSAQIAKPIRPGQPPVASPTHPNVNRPGAGLFQNNQSVGIRGGGVKQ; encoded by the exons GGAAAGCCGTATGTGTTTGACCGCGTGTTTCAGTCTAATACTAGTCAGGAGCAGGTTTACAATGCTTGTGCTCAGAAGATTGTTAAAG ATGTGCTTGAAGGTTATAATGGTACAATATTTGCATATGGACAAACGTCCTCTGGAAAAACGCACACCATGGAG GGTAACCTGCATGATCCAGATGGCATGGGCATCATTCCAAGGATCGTCCAGGATATATTCAACTACATTTATTCTATGGATGAAAATCTGGAATTCCATATTAAG GTCTCCTATTTTGAGATTTATCTGGACAAGATCAGGGATTTGCTGGATG TGTCTAAGACCAATCTGTCTGTACACGAAGACAAGAACAGAGTCCCTTATGTGAAG GGTTGCACTGAACGGTTTGTGTGCAGCCCTGATGAGGTCATGGACACCATAGATGAAGGCAAATCTAACAGACATGTGGCCGTCACAA ACATGAATGAGCACAGCTCCAGGAGTCACAGTATCTTCCTAATAAACGTCAAACAGGAGAACACACAAACGGAGCAGAAACTCAGTGGCAAACTCTTCCTGGTGGATTTAGCAGGAAGTGAAAAG GTCAGTAAAACTGGAGCGGAGGGCGCTGTGTTGGATGAAGCCAAAAACATCAATAAATCTCTGTCATCTCTGGGTAACGTCATCTCCGCTCTTGCTGAGGGTTCG ACGTATGTTCCCTACAGAGACAGTAAGATGACCAGGATTCTACAGGATTCGCTGGGAGGAAATTGTAGGACCACTATTGTCATCTGCTGCTCTCCTTCCTCATTCAATGAAGCTGAGACCAAAACCACACTCATGTTTGGACAGAG AGCAAAGACCATTAAGAACACAGTGACTGTAAATGTGGAGCTGACAGCAGAGCAATGGAAGAAAAAATATGAAAAGGAAAAAGAGAAGAACAAGACCCTGAGGAACACCATCACCTGGCTGGAGAACGAGCTCAATCGCTGGAGGAACG gtgAGAGCGTGCCTGCTGAAGAACAGTACGATAAAGAGAAGGCAAACGCAGAAGTTCTAGCCTTGGATAATGTCGTGAACAACGATAAATTTGCCCCGTCTCCCAGCATCCCCGGCTTAAAATTGACTGACGCTGAGCGTGAGAAATGCGAGGCTGAACTGGCCAAACTCTACAAACAGCTGGACGACAAG GATGATGAGATAAATCAGCAGTCTCAGCTGGCTGAGAAACTCAAGCAGCAGATGTTGGATCAGGAGGAG CTCCTTGCCTCATCACGACGGGACCATGATAACCTGCAGGCGGAGCTCACCCGTTTGCAGATGGAGAATGATGCTTCAAAAGAGGAGGTGAAGGAGGTCCTGCAGGCGCTTGAGGAGCTCGCAGTCAACTATGATCAGAAGAGTCAAGAAGTGGAGGACAAGACAAAGGAGTTTGAGGCCTTGAGTGAAGAGCTGAATCAAAAATCT AGCATTCTTGCGTCTATCGACTCTGAGCTGCAGAAGCTAAAGGAAATGACCAACCATCAGAAGAAGAGAGTGACTGAGATGATGTCATCATTACTCAAAGATCTGGCAGAGATTGGCATTGCCGTAGGCAGCAATGACATCAAG CAGCATGAGGGTGGAGGTCTTATTGATGAAGAGTTCACAGTGGCTCGTCTCTACATCAGTAAGATGAAGTCAGAGGTGAAGACTCTCGTGAAGCGTAGCAAACAGCTGGAGAGCGCACAGACCGAGGGCAACAAAAAGATGGACGAGAATGAGAGAGAACTCGCTGCCTGCCAGCTGCAGATCTCTCAG TATGAAGCAAAGATCAAGTCTCTGACAGAGTATCTACAGAACGTAGAGCAAAAGAAGAGACAGCTGGAGGAGAACGTGGACTCTCTAAATGAGGAGCTGGTCAAACTCAGTGCTCAGG AGAAAGTTCATGCCATGGAGAAGGAGAGTGAGATACAAACTACTAATGAAGTCAAG GCCGCGGTCGAGCAGCAGATCCAGAACCACAGAGAAGCTCATCAGAAACAGCTGAGCAGCCTGAGAGATGAACTGGAGACCAAGGAAAGACTCATCACTGAACTACAGGA TTTAAATCAAAAGATCATGCTTGAGCAGGAACGTTTGAAGGTGGAGCACGAGAAGCTCAAATCCACCGACCAGGAGAAGAGCCGCAAGCTACATGACCTCAC GGTGATGCAGGACAGAAGAGAGCAGGCCAGGCAGGATCTCAAAGGTCTGGAGGAGACAGTG GCCAAAGAGCTGCAGACTCTTCATAACCTAAGAAAACTGTTTGTTCAAGATCTGGCCACACGGGTCAAGAAG AGTGCTGAGATGGACTCTGATGATACGGGTGGCAGCGCGGCCCAAAAGCAGAAGATCTCCTTCCTTGAGAACAACCTGGAACAGCTCACTAAAGTCCATAAGCAG CTGGTGCGCGATAACGCAGACCTGCGCTGTGAGCTGCCGAAGCTGGAGAAGCGCCTACGGGCGACTGCGGAGCGCGTGAAGGCTTTGGAGTCTGCACTCAAAGAGGCCAAAGAGAACGCGGCTCGTGATCGCAAACGCTATCAGCAGGAAGTGGACCGCATCAAAGAGGCTGTCAGAGCCAAGAATATGGCCCGCAGAGGACACTCGGCACAGATCg CCAAGCCAATCAGACCAGGCCAGCCCCCTGTCGCCTCTCCCACCCACCCCAATGTCAACCGCCCTGGGGCAGGACTTTTCCAAAACAACCAATCAGTGGGCATCCGTGGAGGCGGAGTCAAGCAGTAA
- the kif5bb gene encoding kinesin-1 heavy chain isoform X2: MADPAECTIKVMCRFRPLNSSEVMRGDKYIPKFQGEDNVVVGGKPYVFDRVFQSNTSQEQVYNACAQKIVKDVLEGYNGTIFAYGQTSSGKTHTMEGNLHDPDGMGIIPRIVQDIFNYIYSMDENLEFHIKVSYFEIYLDKIRDLLDVSKTNLSVHEDKNRVPYVKGCTERFVCSPDEVMDTIDEGKSNRHVAVTNMNEHSSRSHSIFLINVKQENTQTEQKLSGKLFLVDLAGSEKVSKTGAEGAVLDEAKNINKSLSSLGNVISALAEGSTYVPYRDSKMTRILQDSLGGNCRTTIVICCSPSSFNEAETKTTLMFGQRAKTIKNTVTVNVELTAEQWKKKYEKEKEKNKTLRNTITWLENELNRWRNGESVPAEEQYDKEKANAEVLALDNVVNNDKFAPSPSIPGLKLTDAEREKCEAELAKLYKQLDDKDDEINQQSQLAEKLKQQMLDQEELLASSRRDHDNLQAELTRLQMENDASKEEVKEVLQALEELAVNYDQKSQEVEDKTKEFEALSEELNQKSSILASIDSELQKLKEMTNHQKKRVTEMMSSLLKDLAEIGIAVGSNDIKHEGGGLIDEEFTVARLYISKMKSEVKTLVKRSKQLESAQTEGNKKMDENERELAACQLQISQYEAKIKSLTEYLQNVEQKKRQLEENVDSLNEELVKLSAQEKVHAMEKESEIQTTNEVKAAVEQQIQNHREAHQKQLSSLRDELETKERLITELQDLNQKIMLEQERLKVEHEKLKSTDQEKSRKLHDLTVMQDRREQARQDLKGLEETVAKELQTLHNLRKLFVQDLATRVKKSAEMDSDDTGGSAAQKQKISFLENNLEQLTKVHKQLVRDNADLRCELPKLEKRLRATAERVKALESALKEAKENAARDRKRYQQEVDRIKEAVRAKNMARRGHSAQIAKPIRPGQPPVASPTHPNVNRPGAGLFQNNQSVGIRGGGVKQ; the protein is encoded by the exons GGAAAGCCGTATGTGTTTGACCGCGTGTTTCAGTCTAATACTAGTCAGGAGCAGGTTTACAATGCTTGTGCTCAGAAGATTGTTAAAG ATGTGCTTGAAGGTTATAATGGTACAATATTTGCATATGGACAAACGTCCTCTGGAAAAACGCACACCATGGAG GGTAACCTGCATGATCCAGATGGCATGGGCATCATTCCAAGGATCGTCCAGGATATATTCAACTACATTTATTCTATGGATGAAAATCTGGAATTCCATATTAAG GTCTCCTATTTTGAGATTTATCTGGACAAGATCAGGGATTTGCTGGATG TGTCTAAGACCAATCTGTCTGTACACGAAGACAAGAACAGAGTCCCTTATGTGAAG GGTTGCACTGAACGGTTTGTGTGCAGCCCTGATGAGGTCATGGACACCATAGATGAAGGCAAATCTAACAGACATGTGGCCGTCACAA ACATGAATGAGCACAGCTCCAGGAGTCACAGTATCTTCCTAATAAACGTCAAACAGGAGAACACACAAACGGAGCAGAAACTCAGTGGCAAACTCTTCCTGGTGGATTTAGCAGGAAGTGAAAAG GTCAGTAAAACTGGAGCGGAGGGCGCTGTGTTGGATGAAGCCAAAAACATCAATAAATCTCTGTCATCTCTGGGTAACGTCATCTCCGCTCTTGCTGAGGGTTCG ACGTATGTTCCCTACAGAGACAGTAAGATGACCAGGATTCTACAGGATTCGCTGGGAGGAAATTGTAGGACCACTATTGTCATCTGCTGCTCTCCTTCCTCATTCAATGAAGCTGAGACCAAAACCACACTCATGTTTGGACAGAG AGCAAAGACCATTAAGAACACAGTGACTGTAAATGTGGAGCTGACAGCAGAGCAATGGAAGAAAAAATATGAAAAGGAAAAAGAGAAGAACAAGACCCTGAGGAACACCATCACCTGGCTGGAGAACGAGCTCAATCGCTGGAGGAACG gtgAGAGCGTGCCTGCTGAAGAACAGTACGATAAAGAGAAGGCAAACGCAGAAGTTCTAGCCTTGGATAATGTCGTGAACAACGATAAATTTGCCCCGTCTCCCAGCATCCCCGGCTTAAAATTGACTGACGCTGAGCGTGAGAAATGCGAGGCTGAACTGGCCAAACTCTACAAACAGCTGGACGACAAG GATGATGAGATAAATCAGCAGTCTCAGCTGGCTGAGAAACTCAAGCAGCAGATGTTGGATCAGGAGGAG CTCCTTGCCTCATCACGACGGGACCATGATAACCTGCAGGCGGAGCTCACCCGTTTGCAGATGGAGAATGATGCTTCAAAAGAGGAGGTGAAGGAGGTCCTGCAGGCGCTTGAGGAGCTCGCAGTCAACTATGATCAGAAGAGTCAAGAAGTGGAGGACAAGACAAAGGAGTTTGAGGCCTTGAGTGAAGAGCTGAATCAAAAATCT AGCATTCTTGCGTCTATCGACTCTGAGCTGCAGAAGCTAAAGGAAATGACCAACCATCAGAAGAAGAGAGTGACTGAGATGATGTCATCATTACTCAAAGATCTGGCAGAGATTGGCATTGCCGTAGGCAGCAATGACATCAAG CATGAGGGTGGAGGTCTTATTGATGAAGAGTTCACAGTGGCTCGTCTCTACATCAGTAAGATGAAGTCAGAGGTGAAGACTCTCGTGAAGCGTAGCAAACAGCTGGAGAGCGCACAGACCGAGGGCAACAAAAAGATGGACGAGAATGAGAGAGAACTCGCTGCCTGCCAGCTGCAGATCTCTCAG TATGAAGCAAAGATCAAGTCTCTGACAGAGTATCTACAGAACGTAGAGCAAAAGAAGAGACAGCTGGAGGAGAACGTGGACTCTCTAAATGAGGAGCTGGTCAAACTCAGTGCTCAGG AGAAAGTTCATGCCATGGAGAAGGAGAGTGAGATACAAACTACTAATGAAGTCAAG GCCGCGGTCGAGCAGCAGATCCAGAACCACAGAGAAGCTCATCAGAAACAGCTGAGCAGCCTGAGAGATGAACTGGAGACCAAGGAAAGACTCATCACTGAACTACAGGA TTTAAATCAAAAGATCATGCTTGAGCAGGAACGTTTGAAGGTGGAGCACGAGAAGCTCAAATCCACCGACCAGGAGAAGAGCCGCAAGCTACATGACCTCAC GGTGATGCAGGACAGAAGAGAGCAGGCCAGGCAGGATCTCAAAGGTCTGGAGGAGACAGTG GCCAAAGAGCTGCAGACTCTTCATAACCTAAGAAAACTGTTTGTTCAAGATCTGGCCACACGGGTCAAGAAG AGTGCTGAGATGGACTCTGATGATACGGGTGGCAGCGCGGCCCAAAAGCAGAAGATCTCCTTCCTTGAGAACAACCTGGAACAGCTCACTAAAGTCCATAAGCAG CTGGTGCGCGATAACGCAGACCTGCGCTGTGAGCTGCCGAAGCTGGAGAAGCGCCTACGGGCGACTGCGGAGCGCGTGAAGGCTTTGGAGTCTGCACTCAAAGAGGCCAAAGAGAACGCGGCTCGTGATCGCAAACGCTATCAGCAGGAAGTGGACCGCATCAAAGAGGCTGTCAGAGCCAAGAATATGGCCCGCAGAGGACACTCGGCACAGATCg CCAAGCCAATCAGACCAGGCCAGCCCCCTGTCGCCTCTCCCACCCACCCCAATGTCAACCGCCCTGGGGCAGGACTTTTCCAAAACAACCAATCAGTGGGCATCCGTGGAGGCGGAGTCAAGCAGTAA